Below is a genomic region from Caldisericota bacterium.
GCCAGGGGGCTAAATGAAAAAGGCGTACCTACTGCAAGGGGCGGCAAGTGGTATGCCGGGACCATTAAATATATATTGGAAAATCCTCTTTATAAAGGGATGGCTCATTATGAGGAAAATAATTTA
It encodes:
- a CDS encoding recombinase family protein, with amino-acid sequence MGLREIARGLNEKGVPTARGGKWYAGTIKYILENPLYKGMAHYEENNLKKIRNFNSFRLNICIKNIYLLHSKVKTSLIGG